CAAAGAAGCCATATCATATAagttcacattcagatatattgatgatgttattttcattaacaatccaaacttttctgattgggttccattaatattcCCTCCAAAACTAGAGATTAGGAAATAATGCATGGCTGCCTCTGTCTAAATTTTATACttttacctcgaatttgacataagcggTCATTTTAGTACCAAAACCTATGACAAATGAGacgattttaaatttcaaaattatcattAAGTTCCCCAACCTTAGTAGGCTAGCAATATACCTACACCATCTGTACATAGGATGTACATCTCCCAACTCATTCTATATAttagagcttgcagctgctacccATACTTTATATAtgatgtcaggaatatgacagttgcatagTCCCATTCAAATTCGCTTGATATGTTTTAAAAGCTTttgatttgtcatttgattagccGAGGACTTTTTGGTTGAATTTTTCCATGGAAATTGGCAATCCCAAGTAACAAATAAATTAGAATATCTTTATTCCTAATAAAAGGGCTCATAAAGagcatataaataaatataaatcaacacaaaTTACAAAATTCATACAATATATCCACTAAACAATTAACACATGCAATCTAATATACAAAGTCATACTGATTCAGTGTTAATAACTAGATATGATTTAGAACGAATCAAGGATTTGCACTTTACCAATCCTTGAACGAATATACTTAATCATAGCCACACTCTTTCACATTTGTCTGACATCAATACCAATACGAATCATAGTTtgcattctaaaaaaaaaatatctccaaTAGTAAAAGTAATGGTCCACATTGTTTCATAACCACAGGTTGGTTTATCTGCTTCATGTTTGAAATGTACAGTTGAATCCGTTTTTCGTATAacaataagaataagaataagaatattcattattccaatcaagggccctatatatatatctttattctcataaaccaaagtacaatggtacagagacatatacaaataaattaacatagtataaattttaaatacaaatgtaaaatagaGACATAAAGTGATTACCCAGAAGATTCTAGGCATTTAATAATAATTCTTATAAACTTGCACAGATTGTTTAGTTCAGACGGGTTGTTACTATTCATTAgaccttgaaattttaaaatatttggtctgtTTATAAAATGATGCTTTAGTAGCAGTTGTCTACTATCGTCTATTGCCGAGCATTCTAAAATATAATGGAACTCGTCGCCAATGTCACCGGAATTGCACAAAGTACAAATACGATTTTCTCTCTAAATGTTTTGCCATCTACCAATTTCGATAGGAATTTTTGTGTTCAACGTTCTAAATCTGCAAAAAGAAGCAATATTTTTGTCATCTAAAATATCAAAGTAGGTTTcgaaatttatactttttttgaataatttataatttagagCTTTTGGAGAATTCTGTACAGTAGCATACCATGTCTTTCTGAACTGGTCAGTTAATCTTAATTTAACAGTATTGTATACAACCagtttttacttataaaatatttagtGTTCCATATATTTGATAGCCCACAATTATCAAGCACAGATTTTACATTCTTACACCAAGCTATATTTCCATTATAACTACCAGTAACAAGATTGTATAGAATAACAGGAAGTTTCTTATTTTCCCCAgttgatgggcagcataacatgtacacataaaacaatacatcatgatttgtaacagaaaaacatttttataataaaatcttGATTACCTAAAACCCCACCCTGAAAACTTTACATAAAAGTAAGTCTAAAATGAATGCATATATTCCTTTAAATTTTGTCGAAGAGGTATCAACCAGTGTTCTGCATCCAGATGGTAACCTATTTCTGGAAGATTTTTTACCCAATAGTCATCCCAAGGAATTATATACAGTAATATTTAGAACATAAATCATCTAGCTTGGTCAAACCAGAGACactatattgtattatatgtctccaGTCAAACCTATATAAAATAAACGAATATCGATCGAAAAGAGACTTTTGTCTCTATTAAATGCCTGTCTTAATTTGCAACAAAACAAGATATTAAAACTGTGTTGGTATGATACACACAATGCAATTATCTCCGTATTaacaataaaatgttttcaatttcATTCAGTAGGTTAAGAAtttcttataaatgttttttttatatttatatctttatatttctCTTGCTTATTTTGATCTTATATATATACTGTCTCTGTATTTAGTCTGTGAATGCTGTCTGTTGTAGTCGCATGCAAGAACTTATATATATTGCATATTATGTATTTTACAGTAAACAATTGCCGAATAAAAACTTACTTATATatacattggcaatcatacctcatcttctgtTTTTACATATTACTTTTGAAGACGGTTTGAACTATGTTCTGTATTACACTATTTATAATTTTAGCGATGATAGTTTTGTCAAATCTGTACTTCTCTTTTGATTGGAATTCATCCacaattgtaaaaatatatttgttcaggTAATTTGGCTAAGAGTCGtaaactatatcatgtatatggtttCCATGCATTCACCATGTGTTTCCGGATTCAAGGCTTGAATTTCAGTTAAAATCAATATTGCATGTTGAACATATTGATAAAATGGAGAAAAGTCTAAACTTAATCAAGAATCTCAAGCCATCTATTGCAGGCTTTTCctacagtttttttttacctgatatttcaataagtaatttataatttatcaaaataaaagttaGATACAGGAAAAGTACAAAATGTCCAGATTCTTTTTTATTAACTACATGTTTGAGtcttaaatgaataaaatgaataacATTACAAAACGGAAGACATTTTGTCCAAACTTTTGAAAACATCGAAACTCCCCAAAACGCTTATTCCCGACGCTACGTTTGCTGttgtgttttaaaattaagtgttcctgataaataaaacaaatcgtgttgtgaaatgggggggggggggggggatattgaAGGCTatcgaaaaaaaataatggtgcatGTTACTCGGAACATAGATTCGACACAGATTGCATTTTGCTATTTCTATAAGTAAGTTATAGCTTTTAGCGATTTATTCTTGCTAGAGGCAAATGTTTGATTCAGAATGTCAATGATATTTACCACTTTTTCAAAAccaatcaatctaattaaaatattgatctctgattacgttatactacatatgagctcatatgtagtataacgtaatcagagaaatatagattcctacactgcaacaagtgtattacgatatttctctactcgagacagttaaattttattatttaaagcgcgaggcttgccgagctctttaaataaataaaatttaactgtcgagagtggagaaatatcgtaatacacgagttatagtgtcggaatctgtttctctaatgatttttatccttctttttcaaagattttcagaaacttgtgttctttatatgcgacgtcaccaggcatggtcgccttttttcatgacgtcacaatatgaGAATtctgaagaaaacaaaacatttagacgtcataatcaaatttcgactaatcatttgccgagaacagatttttcactagtgaggagaaatatttttctcacaccggtcaggaaatgtgaaaatagcgcaAAAATTAGAGAATCAGAGATcgatattttaattagattgaaatattgatctctgattacgttatactacatatgagctaatagtataacgtaatcagagatcgatattttaattagattgaaaacCAATGTATCAATTAAAATCGTCCCTTCAGTAAATACGTGCATTCACTAAATTAAAAGTACAAGTCAGGCCTCGAAATTGTTTTAATTAGTTAACCATTTGTCCTACCTGCTACCCATGTTATAACTGTCGTACTAAAAATAATCCATCAGCTGTACTTACGAAGCCGAACTTTTTCGTAAATAAAAACTTGTACATAAAACGTTGGTAACTGAAAGACTAATCACAAACAGCGACGAAAACTGAAGGGGATTAAAATATAGTAAGATGCGTTAGAAACGAgagtaaatatgttttttttataaacgcaAAATAGAATTCAAGGTATAAACTTATATGCATAAAACTTGAGagaaaagatgaaaaatatttgtaaatgccACTTTCATTCCGGCGTAAATGAAGTTATCTCTTACATTCTAGCTATTCTACATTTAGTCGCGAAGAAATTGAAATccgatgaaaaaaaaagaaaagtagcTTGCAATTTAATTAGAATGGTCTGTGTTGAGGAATTTTCCCTATCAGCATCGATCTGGGAATCGATTGACTAAAGATTATTATGGAAATTGATTTACAATCACGATCTATCGTCTGCCAGTGCTGTGATTGACAGACGAACATAATATCGTTTCAAGAAATATTGATCAAAGACTTGTTATTGGCCATGTGCTATTTCCCAAATGAAACAAATTACAGAACAAAATCCCTCATCTAATAATATCTATTAAGTTGTAagatcaattaaaaaaatctctgGTGGTAAATGGTTAATTCGTCACTCCCTATCGGCTTTCGATCTTTATGTTTATAAACAGTGACACacaaaataagttttaattttagATTAGATATCCTAACATCGATAAGAAGAATAGAAAAACCTCATCAACAAAGAGAAAAATCAATTGTATAAGAACTGTCTCTTACAATCGATCAGAAACATCAAAAGAAGCCATTAGACAACACGAAGTCGACGCCTCAAGATGACATCGAACATTGTCAATTGTGCATTGCAACGTTTTGTTATATGTCTTTGTAAAGATCTTCGTAAGAACAATGTTTAATCTTAAAAAGATATGCTTGATGCAGAATGTACTAGTATTCATTGTCGACTTAAAATGTATGGTATGATGCCGAAATATGAGAAGGAATTATATGTATTGAGTTTGTTTGTTAAATACAGGCGAGGTTGTTGATACATTTTTATTTGCATGCAGCTTGCCCATGTTGCCTGACAAAACAAAAAGCATTGTCAACTAAGCGAGAGGCAAATGGATCCAATTTCGTACGTATATAGGCTCTACTAAACATATGAACATATGTGGAATAAttataatttggatttttttttatcaataggAAATACAACTTCATCTAGGATTTCAGAATGCTATAAGAATTTGAAGAATCTTCAATTATTGTTATACTAACGTAGAACCTTTGATTTTAAAACTTACCGAAATGAAATGGAATATATGCCATGTTTGCTTTAAAGTAATAGCAATTAAATATAGATGATGTCACTTAATTtacctatctctattattcatcaACATACCGCACATCTGTGACAATGTGATTTGCCTTTGGATATCTACAAAAATGTATTGTCAATATGATGAAGACTTAAAATTTTGCTTTATTTAGATGAGTTTCTAGGAATTATTGATGGTCAACAGTCGAATCATCAGTCAATATAATATCCACGGAAGTTTGCGTGTGTTGGAGCAATTTCACTTGCAATTTAGATAATTATCATTCATCCAAAAAATTGATTTAATACAACGGGgatgtaaatatatatggaaaCTATACGGAatctatttcaattttgaaattgacatcaatttaacaaaacaaaaacatacaacaACGAGTTCTGCCGGGACTAATATACCAACGATCAATAATTGTATACGCAAGAGcatttataattgaattttaGAAAACAGTTTATTACAGTAGAGATTTCTTGCAATGTTGCAACGGTCATTAATTTACTAATCCGATGAAATAGACCTGCGTTGAGACATTACAGCTTACAGTGCAAGGTTTTAAATTTATAGGTTAATGTCTGTTAGTTCAGCGTTTTACACAGGCTTTACAACATAAGACAGCTAAGGATCGAATAGAATTCACTTTGAATTTCATATTCAGATGAGCTCACTGAAAAGTAATACTTTGACAATTAAGCCATATTTACAATTAGAAATAAGCATGCAACGAGAATAAAGTTAAAATACAATCCTTTCATTAGAGGACTCTCGTTTGGAGACAAACAtgatttgctaaaaaaaaatgtttatgaaaatgATTCGCTTTCAAAATAATGTTTACACAACAGGATCCACTTCCAAAGATAAATTTGTCTTAACAGGATACAATTTGTGTAAACAGGATACACTTGAAGAGATGAATATGTTTTAACAGGATACACTTCAAGATACAAAAATACAATTCCCGAGATAAATTTGTTTAAACAGGATACAATTGCCGAGATAAATTTGTTTAAACAGGATATACTCGAGAGATAAATTTGTTTAAACAGGATATACTCGagagataaatttattttaactgGATACACTTCCAGAGAAATACTCGTTGTACGGAAATcagttataaataaaggcaaaacaTAGAATCTATGAGTAGGTGAAACAAACAAGTATGACTTCAAATGGTTATACAGACCATCAGAAAGTGACTATTGTAATACTGGGTGCTCCCGGTGTAGGAAAGTCATCGATAGTAAAACAATTTGTGCACCATACGTTTACAGAGGATTATGAACCTTCTGATGATAAATCTTTTTATTTCCCGTCAGTTGTCATCAACGAACACGTGTACGACTTAAAAATAGTGGACTGTCCATATATCCCGTACTTTCCGTCTAATTCCTTACAAGAATGGTCGGATTTTCGGGGTTTCAATCTTCGCATCGCCACAGCTTATGTCTTGGTCTATGATATAACTTCAGAGGAAAGCTTCAGTTATATGAAAGCTTTAAGAGAACAGATTCTGGATAGTCGAGACATGCACGATGTTCCGTTAATCATTGTCGGAAACAAATATGACTTAGCAGACGACCGAGGAGTCTCGAGGCGGGATGTAATAAATATGGTGAAAAAACATCGAAAATGTATACATGTTGAATGTTCGGCAAAGTATAACTGGCATATAATATTTCTGTTCAAAGAATTAATGAAAGCAATAGATCATATTGATTATGGTCACAAACCGACAGCAGTGCGTGTTCAGGATGCTTTGCGAAGAAACAGGTGCTCGGTAATGTGAGAGTTTCGTGTTCGCCAAATGGATTGCGTGTTGGTCTGTGctataaaaagtaaacatttcagtCATGCGTATTCAGCTGCTTCTTGTAATCAAAGAAACTCTAGACACAGGTAAAAGACGTTTATTGTTCTTCAATAATAAAATAACGAAGTTACTTTTCATacttattgattttttaaaaactttatcaaAATGATCTAACATTAAGGTCTGGGTTTTATCCGCGGTGATCTATTTTAAATAGGGTTTACCGATGGAAATCGGTTTATTAATTAGGGGTAGCACGGCCGGCTTGCGGTTCCATCTGTTTGCGTTGAATAAAAAAGAGCCTTTCAGCAAATAAGCTTTTTGGACAAGAACACACCCGTTGTCGTGCTAagtgtaaaacaacaaaaataccaaactctgaggaaaatttaaaacggaaagtccgtagtcaaatggcaaaatcaaacgctcttatactcaaacatatcaaacgaatggataacaactgtcatattcctgaccttgtacaggcattttcttatatagacaATTGGGAAAATATATTCCACACGTAGTTTTAAGTATCAGGAAACGGGGCATATCCGATAAGTGCACACATGTTACAACTCATTAAATGTTGAGTTGCTGACGAAATATGAAATAAGTCTGTTTGGTATAGTATTAGAGAAATTATTGACGATATTATATGTTTCAATcaacataattgaaaaaaattacGGTATCGCCAAAGAGAATGTATGCATGGCATATCCGTGAAGTACCCACGAGTTACTTATCAGCACTGCCAAGCTGCCGACCAAATGTGAAATCAGAAGTAGTTTCCGAGAAGGTATTATGAAAATATCTTTTGGAAAAACGTATAAACGGACAAAGTGGTTCCATTAAAAGAAATCACAgagatgatttatatattttaatatgttataataACAAAATTTCAAGGTTCTGTATTGACGTTCTTTACTTTTGCATGTCGTATGAATTTTGTTAGTTTACACTTATTGTATCTGCTTAAATATGCGAAAGGGATAAAACACTGTAGTTTCTTGTACTACTTTAATAAGTAATCACACTTATACATTCAGTATTCTCCGAAATTTGTTTTTTCCTTGGTTGCGATATGACACGTACTTTATGTCGTTTCTGAGAAATTAATTGCGAAATTAAGTGTTCGAAGTTACAAAGGAGACAAGCCAAACTCATAAGTCTAAGAGAAACTGACAACGGCATGGTAAAAAAGGGACTGAGCAacagtgatctcaggtgctatggAAGGgctagcagatcctgctccacatgtttaGTCCGTCTTTGGTAGTCCTCTAAGTACATTGATGAGTTTTATCTATAGTGATTAGACACACAATAGCGGATTGGAACCGTTTAACcaatagtttgcatatttaatttgttatttcTCATGACAAAAgaggttattttttaa
The window above is part of the Mytilus edulis chromosome 6, xbMytEdul2.2, whole genome shotgun sequence genome. Proteins encoded here:
- the LOC139527393 gene encoding ras-like protein family member 10B, which codes for MTSNGYTDHQKVTIVILGAPGVGKSSIVKQFVHHTFTEDYEPSDDKSFYFPSVVINEHVYDLKIVDCPYIPYFPSNSLQEWSDFRGFNLRIATAYVLVYDITSEESFSYMKALREQILDSRDMHDVPLIIVGNKYDLADDRGVSRRDVINMVKKHRKCIHVECSAKYNWHIIFLFKELMKAIDHIDYGHKPTAVRVQDALRRNRCSVM